The Cellulophaga lytica DSM 7489 nucleotide sequence TGTAGTTTCATATTTTTTCTAGAAGCAATGTTTGTGCTCTTAAAGTAATCGTTCCATAATTGCTGAAACTCTAACTCTACAGCAGCAAAAATTTCTGAAGATGTTTTGGTAGGGTCAAAGTCTGCACCTAATTCTAGCGTAATAATATCTACTTTATCTAAGTTATAATACAAGCCATACTTCCGTTTTAAATCGTAAATAAGCCATTTTTGGTCTGCATAACGTTTTTCAAAATGTCTTTTTATAAGTGGCAGTACATTAAAATCTGGTTCTATATTAGCAAAGTAAATACCATCTTTAGTTAGTTTAAAACGTACAAAAGCTTCCATTCTGTGTTTTTCTCGTCCTACGTTTTTAGTAAGTTTGGCTATCTCTAAAATATGAGCGTTTGTAAAGTCAGACCCTACATTTTTTTTAGCAGCAAAAACATACACTATTGCATTAAATAAAGTATCTTCTACAGTAGGTTTTTCACTTAAAAAGGCATAGTAAAACCTGCGTAATTCATCTGTAGACATCTTCTTTTTTAAGCCAGCCCAAACACGGTTACTTTTTTCTTGGTCTGTATACACCGTATCAAAACTTCCAAATAAAGGCTGCTGAAAACGCTGTTCTGTAACAATTTTAACGGTCTTTAATTTTAGCTCAAAAGCAGTAAAAACGGCAGTTAAAAATCCATCAAAAGTAGCGTCATAAATTAGCGTAGTTTCCATTTTAAAAATCTATCCAAAAAGGTTTAATTGGTTGCTAAGCATATCTGTATACTTACTTTTAGAATTTTGTAAAATAAGGCCTTTAATTTTCTCGGCTGTTAAATCTCTGCTTTCAAATTTGTTAGATGCACACACCAAAAAGTATTGCGCACGGTTTAAAGACACCCCAATAGCTTTTAAATGCTCCCAATTAAGTTGCCTGTACCGCCTAGCTTTTAGTATTTTGTATACAGATTTCATTCCTAAACCAGGTATTCTTGCAAGCATATGCTTATCTGCCTTGTTTACATCTACAGGAAACTCGTGCATATTACGCAATGCCCAACCCAGTTTAGGGTCAATATCTAAATCTAAATGCTGGTGTTGCTCGTTTAGAATTTCTTCAATATTAAAACCATAAAAACGTAACAACCAGTCTGTTTGGTACAGTCTGTTTTCGCGTAACATAGGTACAGGAGTGCCAATTTGCGGTAAGCGTGTATCATAACTAATAGGCACATAACCAGAGTAGTACACACGTTTTAAATTAAAATTTTTGTAAAAATAATTAGAGGTGTACATAATTTGCATATCATTTTCACCACTGGCACCAACAATCATTTGTGTACTTTGCCCACCAGGAGCATATTTTGGAGTACTTTTAATAAGTTTTTTCTCGTTTTTGTACTGTATAATTTCATTTTTCACCTTAATCATAGGTTTAATAAAATCTTCTCTATTTTTATCTGGAGCCAAAAGTTTTAACCCTTTTTTAGTCGGAATTTCAATATTTACACTAAGTCTGTCTGCATACAAACCAGCCTCACGCATTAGCTCATCACTAGCACCCGGAATAGATTTTAAATGTATGTATCCATTAAAATTTTCTTCTAAACGCAATTTTTTAGCCACAGCAACCAAACGCTCCATAGTATAGTCGGCACTTTTAAAAATACCAGAGCTTAAAAAAAGTCCTTCAATATAATTACGTCTGTAAAAATTTATAGTTAAATCTACCACCTCTTGTACTTTAAAAGCAGCACGTTTAATGTCATTACTTTTACGCGTAACACAGTAGGCACAATCAAATATACAATAGTTGGTAAGTAGTATTTTTAAGAGCGATACACAACGGCCGTCTTCTGTATACGTATGGCAAATACCAGAAGCAGATGCATTACCTAATCCCTTATTAGTGTTGGTTCTGTTGCTACCGCTAGAGGAGCATGATACATCATACTTTGCAGCATCTGCAAGGATGTTTAATTTTTCTTGTACACGTTGAAAAGACATACCTAAAAATTTAAGTTTAGACTGTAAAGATACAATGTAAACAAATAAAAAACACATTTTGTAATTAATTTATATCTCATATTATGATATATAAGTATGTAATGTACTATATTTGACACTGAAAATAATGCAGTTATGAACCGTATTAAGTACGTATTAGAAGACAAGGGTATAAAGCAAACTTGGTTAGCAGAAAAGCTAGGTAAAAGTTACAATATGGTAAATTCTTATGTACAGAATAGGAGGCAACCCAGTTTAGAATTGTTGTATGAAATTGCCCATATTTTACAAGTAGAAGCCAGAGATTTGTTAGATGGCAACCAAGCAGTTTTTAACACCAATAATACAGTTAAAACAGACACCGTTAGTATACCTTTAGTAGGCTCTGTAGCTTGCGGATTGCCAATTTTTGCAGAAGAACATATTGAAGCTAAAATTGAAGTTTCTACCAAGCTAGTAAAAAAACCTTCAGATTATTTTTTGTTAAGAGCCACAGGAGACTCTATGAACAAAAAAGGAATAAACAGTGGCGATTTACTACTTATTAAACGCCAACATACTGCAGAAACCGGAGATTTAGTACTTGCCTTGTTAGATAATGAAGCTACGGTTAAAGAGTTTATAAACAACGGTAGCAACCTTGTTTTAAAACCGCACTCTACAAACCCAAAACACCAACCAATTATTTTAACTACAGACTTTAAAGTACAAGGTGTTGTAGCAGATGTTATTAAGGTGTAGTTAAATACATAAGTTTTTTAGTATTTTCTTTTGTACAAAGCAGGAGGGAAGTAGCATTTTGTATTTAGGATAAAAGATGTTACCCATAATTAATTTTATACCATTTATAAATAAATAGTACCCAAGTATACATATCTGTAATTACACTTAAAAAAATAGTTTTACATTGTAGGAGAATTAAACAACCAAAAGTAAAGTAAACTACACTATGTGTGTTTATATGTAGTTTTGCCTAATGCGAAAAACGAAAACTACGAAATGAAAATTATAGAAAAAATCAAAATAAAGAATTTCGGACGTTTTAAAGAATTCACTCTTGGATTTGACAAATCTCTAAACCTTCTAATTGGAGACAATGAAGCTGGAAAAAGTACAATTCTTTCTGCAATTGATATCGTACTAAGTGGAAGTCGCAGTAAAGTAGAAAATTTTGGAATTGATCACCTTTTCAACACTGATGTAATTGATGACTTTCTAGCATCGGAAAAAAAATATGAAAACTTACCAATATTATACATTGAACTCTACCTAAATGACCAAGGAAACAAGGATTTGGATGGCAAGTATAACTCTGAGAATATTCCATCTCACGGAATTTTGTTAATGTGTGAACCAAGAGAAGATTTAAGCAAGGAAATTAAAGAAATTTTAGAACAGGATGACGATAATTTTCCATTTGAATACTACTCAATAAACTTTAAAACATTTTCTGGAGAAAGCTATACTGGCTATCGAAGATTTATGCAACATTTATTGCTTGACAACACGCAAATAAATAATGAATACGCAACAAAATCATATATTAAAACACTTTATCATAATAGTATAAAAGATGCTGAAAAGAACAAGCATCAAAATGAATATAGAAAACATAAAGAAAATTTTCGTACCACTGTACTAAATGAATTGAATGAGCGTATAACTGATTATTCATTCTCTGTCAGAACAAACTCTAAAGCAAACCTTGAATCTGATTTAACAATCAAAGAAGGTAACATCGAAATAGAAAATAAAGGTAAAGGAAGACAATGCTTTATAAAAACTGACTTTGCATTGCAAAAAAATGAAAATGAACTAGATATAATCCTTCTCGAAGAACCAGAAAATCATTTAAGTCATATAAATATGAAAAAGTTAATCCAAAGGATTAACGAATCAGAAAACAAACAACTGTTTGTTGCTACTCATAGTAATCTAATAAGTACTCGTTTAGATTTACGAAAAGCAGTAATGCTTAATAGTAATAGTTCGCAACCAATTCCATTAATTGCAATTCCAGAGGATACTGCTAAGTTCTTTATGAAAGCACCAGATAATAATATTTTAGAATATATTTTATCTAAAAATGTAATTCTAGTAGAAGGAGATGCCGAATTCATTTTATTAGAAGCATTTTATAAAAAAGTTACAAATAAAAAACTTGAAGATTCAGAAATTCATATAATTTCTGTTGGAGGTACTAGTTTCAAAAGATACCTAGACGTAGCTAAGCTTCTGAATATTAAAACAGCCGTAATTCGTGATAATGATGGCAACTTTCAGTTAAACTGTGTTGATAGATATTCAGATTATACAGAAGATAACATAGAAGTATTTTATGATACTGATAACGCTATTTCAACCTTTGAAATTTCTTTTTTTAAGAATAACGAAGTTATTTGCAGCGAATTATTTTTTGCTGGTCGAAAAACACTAACAGTTCAAGAATATATGCTAAAAAACAAAGCTGATGTTGCCTTTGAGTTATTGGATAAAAAAGCTGACGTTTTAGTCGTTCCAGATTATATTAAAAGAGCAATTGAATGGATAAAAGCTTAATATTAGCAGTTGCAGGTTCGGGAAAAACGACTTTAATCGTTGATAAATTAAATCTTGAAGAAAGGTTTTTATTGATTACTTACACAATTAATAATACACGAAACTTAAAAGAAGCGATTGTTACAAAGTTTGGCTATTTACCCGAAAACATCAATCTATTCTCTTATTATAATTTTCTTTATTCATTTTGCTTCAGACCCTTTTTAGGATATAAATTAAAAACCAAAGGAATTTTTTGGGACTTTACACCAGTTTTCACCAATAAACTTCCTTTAAGTAATATATCTAGGTATATGACCAAGGGAAAGCTATTATACCATAACAGAATAGCAAAACTACTTGAACAAGCAAATGTATTAGGCGATATAAATAAACGTCTATCGAAATATTATGACCACATATTAATCGATGAAATTCAGGACTTTGCTGGTCACGATTTTAACTTATTAAAAAATATATGTCAATCTGAAACAGAAATTATACTTGTAGGAGATTTTTATCAGCATACTTTTGATACAAGTAGAGATGGCAACACCAACGCTAATTTACATAGCGATTATGAGAAGTATCAAAAAATATTTGAAAAGGCAAAAATTATTCCTGATACTGAATATTTAAATAAAAGCTACAGATGCACTAAGAGTGTTTGTCAATTCATTACAGACCAAATTGGAATAGATATTCAATCACATAAAGAAATCGATAGTAATGTTATTTATCTAGATGACATAGAGGAAATCGAAACTTTATTTAATGATAATAATATTATTAAATTATTTTATCGAGAAAATTATAAATACGATTGTTATTCAAGAAATTGGGGAGATTCTAAAGGAGAGAATCATTATAATGACGTATGTGTTGTTTTAAACAAAACAACTTTAACTCACTATAGGCAAGGGAAATTATCGGAATTAAAACCTGTATCTAAAAACAAATTATATGTTGCTTGTTCGAGAGCTAACAATAATTTATATCTGATTGCTGAAGAAAAAATCAAACATTATAAAAACTAAAGCACTGGCTACAACACCATATATAATTAATGGCTGGTTTTAGCCTACATATGAATCCCTAAGCGTTAGGACTAGCGGACTTTCTATCTGTGATTTATTTGCTAAATTAGGTGCTTAAACCACTCAATAAACTATATACAAACAAGTTAGGTGCAAGTTGAAAAAACATAACAAGACAATTAATCTAATATATTTAAACTATGGATTTAATAAACAAATTATTGGGAATAGACCCAAATTATATTGTGATTGGATTAATTGCCTTTTTCTTTTCATTGGAGCAAATAATGCAATCGCCATTTAGCTTCAAAAAAAGAATTAACCATCTGTTTCAAAATGTACTGTTCCAAATTATTCTTGTGTTTTTAAATATCTTTTTTGTAACATTTCAGGTGTTTTCAATTGAATGGTTAAATGGAAACAATATTGGACTTCTATATCTGATTGAATTACCTGTTTGGGTTAAACTTTGTGTTTCTGTTGCCTTATATGACATAACAGCGTATTGGATTCATAGAGGAACCCACAAAATTCCTTTACTATGGAGATTTCATAGAGTACATCACAGTGATACAACAATGGATTCTTCAACGGTTTTTCGTTTTCATCCTATTGAATTAATTCTTGTATTTGGAGTTGGAAATATAATTACTGCTGCGCTATTTGGTACAGATGTCTTTTCTATGGCTCTGTATTATTTTATCCTTTATGTTTTTTTCTTTTTCGAACACGCAAATCTAAATTACCCAAAATGGCTGAATTCGTCTTTAGGATTATTATTTGTAATGCCAGACCATCATAGAGTTCACCATCAACAAGAACAGATATACACAGATTCAAACTATGCCGATATATTTATAATTTGGGACAGGTTATTTGGGACTTTTAAGATGATGCCAGTAGAAGATATGAAATATGGATTGGCAGAATTTGATACGGACGAAAAACAATCATTCCTCTATTTAATTAAAAGTCCTTTTATAAATATTAAAAGAATTAAAACTGATAAGAAATCTGAATAAAAAACCAGTATCTAACAATGTCTATAAGTAATTGCTAGTTCTAGCCTACTTACAAATCCCGAAGCGTTAGGACTATCGTACTTTCTATTCGGTTTTTATTTGATAACTTTAGTACTTAAACCACGTAACAAACTATATACATCAACGTTAGCAGTAATTAAAGAAAATGGGAGATTGGCATCAAGACATAGTGATTAAAGATGTTTCTAATGAAGAATTGCAAAATGTAGCGACTCAGATTATTGAATACCTGGTAGCTGAAGAAATTATAAGTACAAAAATGTCCGATAATGTTTTAGGGACTGATAAAGGATATTGTCCTGGCAGAAACTGGCAAAAAGTTGTTAAATACCCTGATGAAAAACAGTTTTTAGAACTATGGACAAATGGACTTGATGTAATTAAAAAAAGAAATATTTTTTATGCAGATGGTGGTGAATTTAACGCAATTAATTGTCCTATTTGCGGAGTAAATAATCTAGAATGTAATTGGGGAGAATTATTTGGGGAATGGCTTGAAGATCCAAAATCAGCAGATTTGGAATGTATAAAATGTAAACAATCTAATTCTATTAGTGAATATATATTTGAACCGACTTGGGCATTAAGCAATCTAGGGTTTGTTTTCTGGAATTGGCCCATTTTCAAAGACTCATTTATTGCTGAATTGAAGGAATTCACAGGAAAGAGAATTATAAAAGTGGAAGGAAAACTATGAATAAAATTGCCTAACTTACACGCTACTGCCATACCCAAGTCCGTTTGAAAAATATTAAAAAACACCAGAATAATAAATGGAATTACCTAAATATCACGAAACTTTTATACCAATTTTGGAAACATTGAATTCTATTGAATCAACTAGTAGTCGAGAATTAGCAAGAAAAGTTAGAGATAATTACTATTCAGAACTTCCAAAAGAACTTTTGGACAAAAAGACAAGTTCAGGAGCAAATGTTTTAATTGACAGAATACTTTGGGGAAAATCTTATCTGAAAATGGGTAAATTTGTATCCTACCCTAGAAGAGGAATGGTTAAAATCACGGACAAAGGAAAACAAACATTAACAAATGGTCAACTTCTTTTGTCAGATTTAAAAAATGATCCTGATTTTGTTCAACATCGCACGTCTGTTAAAAGTAAAAAAGACGATAAAACAGAATTAGAAACTGTTGATGTTGATAGTTCATCACCACAAGATTTAATAGATACTGGCTTTGAAACAATTGAAACAGAGGTTAAAACTGAACTTTTAGATAAACTTAAAGAACTTGACCCATATTTCTTTGAAAAAGTAATTTTGATATTACTTAAAAAAATGGGTTATGGAGATTTTATTGAAACTTCAAAATCAGGAGATGGTGGAATAGACGGAATAATAAATGAGGACAAACTTGGACTTGAAAAAATTTATACTCAAGCAAAAAGATATAATGAAAACAAAGTAAGAGAAAAGGATATAAGAAACTTTATTGGAGCTATGAGTGGAGACACTTCTAAAGGAGTTTTTATAACTACATCAACATTTGACGCTTCTGCAATAAAAAAAGCAAGAGAGGCACATCATTCAATTATTCTGGTTGACGGGCCAAAATTGGTAGACTTAATGCATCAGTATAATGTTGGAATACAAGTAAAAACAACATATGAAGTTAAAGAAATTGATTATGATTTCTTTGAAGGAGAATAGAGCAATCAAGCTCAACAACGTACAAGATTAATTACTAGTTTTAGCCTAAATATGAATCCCTAAGCGTTAGGACTATCATACTTTCTATCTGTGATTTATTTGCTAAATTAGGAGCTTAAACACGCAGCTAATCTTAAACAAAATTGCTGTGTGCAACCTAATAATACACTATGGACTTTAAACGAACAGGAATAATATTGTACACTATTGAGTATAAAAAATGTGTAGACTTTTATGAAAACATACTTGAATTAAACAAAATGTTTGAAACTGAAAATTTAACGTGTTTTGAATTTGGTAACTCTTATTTGATGGTAGAGCTAGATGATGAATATAACGGAACACAAACTGAATCTGAACGAATTAAGACTTGTTTACGAATGAACGTTTCAAACGTTAAAATTCTTGCAAACAAACTGATTGAAAAAAATATTGAAGTAGACTACCAAGAACACACTTGGGGAACAATTGCGAAATTTTTTGACCCAGACGGAAATTTATGTGCCTTTAAGGACAATGAAACGTTTGAAAAACAAATTGCAGACGGAATTAAAGTGAACTAAGCAGAAGAAGAGTTAACTAACACTTGTACAAGACTATTTTTATTTGCTAAATTAGGTGTGTAAACACGTTGTAAAACACTAACAAAAACATATGAAAAAGTACTATTATATAATATCAATTATTTTATTGCAATCATTGTTTGCTTGTAAAAATAACTGTACACCAGATATTACAGGAGTAAATTTAACCAATTCCATTTTTCTTACTACAATTGATTCCTTAAAAAGTGTTGATGCTAACAGTTATAGAATTGAACTTCGTTTAGATATAGATCAAATAAATAAAAGACAAGATAAAGATTGCATCCAAGGAGAAAAAGGACTAAAAAGTAATATTAAAGAGTTAAGTATTGTTTCAAATGCTAATATTTTTAATACTACAGCTGGAGAAAAAATTAATCTTGACAATTTTAGAATTTATGACTATGTCGGATTTATTTCAGATGATTACGGTGAGGATATTGATGCTAATTTTAAAAGATATAGATTAAATGAATGGATTGATATGATCAATAATGACTATAGAGATACATACGACTCAACCTTTAAGTTTTATAATAATTTTTATATCGAATTCTCAGACAAAAACCAGTCAGCAAACAATGTTAAATTCAAATTAATAGTAACACTAATGAATGGTAATGTATTTGAAGCAGAAACAAAGCCTATAAATATTACTTAACTTTAAGTTGCTAACGCATTTAATCATTAACTATAAATGCGTGTATAACTCCTGGTAACCAACCAATAATAGTTAGTATAAGACTAATTAAAAATGTTTTTCCTATTCCGTGTTTCATAAATACTGCTAATGGTGGTAGTACTATATTTAGTATAATTGTTAGTAATGACATATGTAGTTATTTTAATTAATAATTCTATTTTTCTAAGTTTTTTTTATTCTAGTTATTCTTCTTCTTTCTCATCTACCAACATCCTATGATCACTTTTCTTTAACCCAACAATGGCAATAATATTTGTAACGGTACCATATAACATTAGTATGGTAATAACCATCATTCCGCTAATAATAGAGGAGGAGAAAAGTGTTCCCCAATAAATATATTTGTACCACCAAACGGCTACGTTATCTGCTTCTGTAATTGGAATATTAAAAAACTGAAAGAGAATTAATGTACTTATAAAAAGTATGGTGTCAAACTTAGCAATACTTAATACCTGTGTATAGTGTTTCTTTTTAAGTTTTGTTTCTGTACCTGTACTTATCCCCAGTAAAGTTAATAGTAAGGCTAAAATTGTGGCAGATGCCAATATTATGGTATTACAAAGCATATTAAGACCTTGTATAGATGAACTTAACAGTTTTTTAGCCTCATAGCCCGATATGTTACCTAAAATAAAGACACCAAATGCTATAAAAATTGTTGTTACAGCACCACCTATAAAGGCGCGTTTATGATTTTTAAAAAAGTTGCTCATTTTTATATGATCTTATATCCTATGGGTTTAAAACTTCCACCATTACTATCTTTTGCAGAGCAAGCTGTTAAAGCTACAATTAAATCCATTTGGGCTTCAAAACAAACATAATCACCAGATTGTGATGTGGGTGGCTCAACTTTTATTTTCCCAGATTTATTAAAAACAACATTCATAAATATATTAAATGCAGTAGGTATATCATCTTTTTGAATACCGTAGGGCTCTAAATTTTTGTAAAGGTTTTCAAAACAACTTGGGTGGTATTCTTCAATACCGTAAAAATGTTTAAACGTTTTTCTATCACACGGTGCAAGTAAAAAATCGTTTCTACCGTTTGTATCTTCTATAATTTTTACCATTTTATTACTTCTGTTACTCCAGAGGTAATTGCCTTTTGTTAGTAAAATAGACTCTTCAAAATCTAATGTTTTACCTGAAGATACTTTCTCTTTTATATCGGTTTTATTCAAAAATAAAATGTCTGATACTTGCTTACCTTCAATATCAATAACCTTAAGTATTTGACCCTTTTTAAGTTCTAAAGCTGCTCCGGATTTTGGTGGTATAGTAATCATTTTTTATGAAATTGGTATGGACATTTCCATTTGTTATTTACTGCTCTTCCGCTATATTGTCTTGCTTCGCTACCAGCTCCAAAATCTTCTAGCATTGGATTTATAGAACCTTGATATTCCTTATCTCTACGCCTAATTAAGTCTCTTACGCGAGTATAACGATTGGTTTTACGAAGCTTATCAAACTGATTATGTAAGTTAAACACAATCATAGGAAATGGTGATGATCTTGCTTTTCTGGAAGCATTAGGATGCATACCAACTATGTAGAACGACTTGCCTAAGATGCTCATACTAAATTTTGGCGAGGATACATCAGAATCTGTACTATTATCCCATTCACAATCATCCTTACAGTGTAGTTGATACAGTAATTTCCAGAGTGCGTTTTCAAAAGCTAATTCAGTTTTAAATTCGTCATCTTTAAATACGGCAATAAAGGTTTGAAACTTTTTAGATTCATCATTAATTTCATTTAAGTAACTATTTAAATCGTTTAATAGAGTAGGGACACATTGTTTAGAAATTTTACTATAATTATGAATAGATATAGTATCATTTGCAACAACACTTTGTGCCATAACACAAGGATGATCGTCAAGAATAAATTCTTTTACCATATCATCAACAGCAGTTGTATTCTCTATTTTGTCCATTGTGTGTAATTCCATTTTTCAATGCTTTAATGCGTTTGTATCATTTTTATGCTAAATTAAATGGAGTGTAGTTTAAGCTTTATCTCAATCCGTCATATTATTAACCTTATCAAGTATATAAGAATTTATGCATTATTTCTTCACTTGTATTTTATAAAAAGGCTAGTAGTTTTAGTATTTATATGATACTAATATGGTGTAATTAGCACCATATTACCCAATGCTAAAACTATTTTAGCAGTCTTACATATTTTATTATTTTGTAATATATTTCTTACTAGATTTGTTTCAAAACAACAATGTTAATTACAAAAAACAGACTACTATGAAATTAAAAATTATGAAACCAAAAAAGGTATTTTTAAGTTTTCTTCTGGCATTTATTTGCTTGCTAGGGTACAGCCAAAAACCAAACGGACAAACATCTAATCCGAATGATAATTTTAAATTATTAAACGATTTTTCAGATGAATTTAATACAGGTAACATTAATTGGAGCAAATGGAGTAAAACGGCTAATTTACCAAACACAAAAGCTTGGAAGTGGGATAACAATGCCAATGCTAAACCGGTAAATTATAAAGGTGAGCGTTCTGTTGAGCTTACTATGCGTCAAAACGCCAATAATGCAAGAGATGGCATTACATATTTTAAAAGTGGCTGTTTACAAACTATTAAACAGTTGCCTAAAAACTTTGTAGGTTATGTAGAATCCAGAATTTATGGTGCAGAAATTAACTCTCCAAAAGCAACAGGTCTTGACAAATACAGAGGTGTGTGTCCGTCTTTTTGGTTATACAGTAAGTTTTTTGATAATAAACCAATTGGTGAGGCTGTATACACAGAAATTGATGTTGTAGAACTACAACAATTTGATTTTGATCCTAATGGTCCGGTTGGGCATCAACAAGATTTAATTACAGATGCAGAATCTAATCTTCATTTAGTAAAAAAAGCAAGTTTTGGTAGAGATTGGTTTAGACCAAAACAACCAAAAGCAAGAGCTACTCAATTAAATAAGTATGAGTTACCTGGTAAATTTGATCCTACAAAAGGTTGGCATACCTATGGTTGTGAAATAACACCTACTAAATTATATTTTTATGTAGATGGCGTTAGAGTAGGTAGAGCTTTAGATAATACTTATTGGAGTGATAATCCTATGTATGTTATAGCATCATTAGGTTTAAGAGTACCATTTGTAGCGTTTCAGGGTAATGTATTTGAGCCTGTGAACCCAGAAGTAAATCCTAGAGCAAAAAAGAATATAGATGAAATGCCAGTATCTATGCACGTAGACTATATAAGAGTATGGGAAAAAAATGGTTCTGGAGGAACTAATAATCCTGTTGGTAACTGTTCAACAGCTCCAACTTGGAAAAAATCAGGAAATTTTACAAAAGGAGACAGAGTAAAGCTTAATAATGCAATTTATGAACTAAAAGCTAGTAATGGTAGTTGTAGACCAGGTGGAGCTTCTGGCTGTTCTTCAAACCAATGGACTAAAGTATCTGACTGTACATCTAATAGCAGTATTATTAATACTGACGCAGGAACTGTATATCCAAACCCTGCGAATACAGTAGTTAATGTGGTAGCTACTAAAGGAGATTTTATTAGAGTAATTACTTCTGTAGGTACAGTAGTACGTACCGTAAAGGCTAAAAATAATACCACTGTAATAGATATTTCTGCATTGCCAGCAGGTATGTATACTGTTACAATTACGGGTAGCAACAAAAATGAAACTAAACAATTGCTTATTCAATAGTTTTAATTCTTATAAATAAATTTAAAAAGCAGAATTGAGGTTAAACTTAATTCTGCTTTTTTTGTTATTGGGCGTTTTTTACTAGCATACATAATTATGCAACAAACATATTTATCTAGTGAATAAACACTCTTTTTATAAAACGACGTAGGAGGGAAGTGTAATGTGTGTGGAATGGATTAGTATGCCAGAATGCTATTGGACTGTCATTTAATTATTTTCTAACCCTTTTGTCAGTAAATATTTAGTAAAAACGCATAAAAAATGCCATAATGTCTTAAACAAGACATTTGGCACGAATTTTGTACTAAATTCAGCTATTGTTTGTTACGATTAAAACAATTAAATATTTCTAATTCTAGAGGCTTAGGACCTTTATT carries:
- a CDS encoding restriction endonuclease; amino-acid sequence: MELPKYHETFIPILETLNSIESTSSRELARKVRDNYYSELPKELLDKKTSSGANVLIDRILWGKSYLKMGKFVSYPRRGMVKITDKGKQTLTNGQLLLSDLKNDPDFVQHRTSVKSKKDDKTELETVDVDSSSPQDLIDTGFETIETEVKTELLDKLKELDPYFFEKVILILLKKMGYGDFIETSKSGDGGIDGIINEDKLGLEKIYTQAKRYNENKVREKDIRNFIGAMSGDTSKGVFITTSTFDASAIKKAREAHHSIILVDGPKLVDLMHQYNVGIQVKTTYEVKEIDYDFFEGE
- a CDS encoding VOC family protein; translated protein: MDFKRTGIILYTIEYKKCVDFYENILELNKMFETENLTCFEFGNSYLMVELDDEYNGTQTESERIKTCLRMNVSNVKILANKLIEKNIEVDYQEHTWGTIAKFFDPDGNLCAFKDNETFEKQIADGIKVN
- a CDS encoding YqaE/Pmp3 family membrane protein is translated as MSLLTIILNIVLPPLAVFMKHGIGKTFLISLILTIIGWLPGVIHAFIVND
- a CDS encoding DUF1989 domain-containing protein yields the protein MITIPPKSGAALELKKGQILKVIDIEGKQVSDILFLNKTDIKEKVSSGKTLDFEESILLTKGNYLWSNRSNKMVKIIEDTNGRNDFLLAPCDRKTFKHFYGIEEYHPSCFENLYKNLEPYGIQKDDIPTAFNIFMNVVFNKSGKIKVEPPTSQSGDYVCFEAQMDLIVALTACSAKDSNGGSFKPIGYKII
- the gntA gene encoding guanitoxin biosynthesis heme-dependent pre-guanitoxin N-hydroxylase GntA encodes the protein MELHTMDKIENTTAVDDMVKEFILDDHPCVMAQSVVANDTISIHNYSKISKQCVPTLLNDLNSYLNEINDESKKFQTFIAVFKDDEFKTELAFENALWKLLYQLHCKDDCEWDNSTDSDVSSPKFSMSILGKSFYIVGMHPNASRKARSSPFPMIVFNLHNQFDKLRKTNRYTRVRDLIRRRDKEYQGSINPMLEDFGAGSEARQYSGRAVNNKWKCPYQFHKK
- a CDS encoding T9SS type A sorting domain-containing protein → MKLKIMKPKKVFLSFLLAFICLLGYSQKPNGQTSNPNDNFKLLNDFSDEFNTGNINWSKWSKTANLPNTKAWKWDNNANAKPVNYKGERSVELTMRQNANNARDGITYFKSGCLQTIKQLPKNFVGYVESRIYGAEINSPKATGLDKYRGVCPSFWLYSKFFDNKPIGEAVYTEIDVVELQQFDFDPNGPVGHQQDLITDAESNLHLVKKASFGRDWFRPKQPKARATQLNKYELPGKFDPTKGWHTYGCEITPTKLYFYVDGVRVGRALDNTYWSDNPMYVIASLGLRVPFVAFQGNVFEPVNPEVNPRAKKNIDEMPVSMHVDYIRVWEKNGSGGTNNPVGNCSTAPTWKKSGNFTKGDRVKLNNAIYELKASNGSCRPGGASGCSSNQWTKVSDCTSNSSIINTDAGTVYPNPANTVVNVVATKGDFIRVITSVGTVVRTVKAKNNTTVIDISALPAGMYTVTITGSNKNETKQLLIQ